The following proteins are encoded in a genomic region of Nocardioides renjunii:
- a CDS encoding GNAT family N-acetyltransferase → MTAPVIRPMRREDLEDLADITATSYYEVDARTYQRAWPDPVRRPASRNGHWLHRTGQALVTDPGGCWVAEVDGAVVGGAVSRVRELMWILASFAVRPEHQGQGIGAQLLAAAMHHGRGCLRGMFSASADPGAVRRYRLAGFDLHPQMMLTGVVDRDAIPVVERVREGTASDIDLMDSVDRRTRGAAHLSDHELLLAQFRLVVTDHSTGSGYAYVDDDGVPVLVAATNRRTAARLMWEALASTRPGSQVSVQHITAGNAWALDVGLAARLAIHQSGYLCLRRMKPPVPYLHHGSLL, encoded by the coding sequence GTGACCGCACCCGTCATCCGGCCGATGCGCCGCGAGGACCTCGAGGACCTCGCCGACATCACGGCGACGAGCTACTACGAGGTCGACGCCCGGACCTACCAGCGCGCCTGGCCCGACCCCGTGCGCCGCCCGGCGTCCCGCAACGGGCACTGGCTCCACCGGACGGGGCAGGCGCTGGTCACCGACCCCGGTGGGTGCTGGGTCGCGGAGGTGGACGGGGCCGTCGTGGGTGGTGCGGTGTCACGCGTCCGCGAGCTCATGTGGATCCTCGCGTCCTTCGCCGTCCGGCCCGAGCACCAGGGGCAGGGCATCGGCGCCCAGCTGCTCGCGGCGGCCATGCACCACGGCCGTGGGTGCCTGCGCGGCATGTTCTCCGCCAGCGCCGACCCCGGCGCCGTACGCCGCTACCGGCTGGCCGGCTTCGACCTGCACCCGCAGATGATGCTCACCGGGGTCGTCGACCGCGACGCCATCCCGGTGGTCGAGCGGGTCCGCGAGGGCACGGCGAGCGACATCGACCTGATGGACTCGGTCGACCGGCGCACCCGCGGCGCCGCGCACCTCTCGGACCACGAGCTGCTGCTCGCGCAGTTCCGCCTGGTCGTCACGGACCACTCGACCGGCTCGGGCTACGCCTACGTCGACGACGACGGGGTGCCGGTGCTGGTCGCGGCCACCAACCGGCGTACGGCCGCCCGGCTGATGTGGGAGGCGCTGGCCTCGACCCGCCCCGGGTCACAGGTGTCGGTGCAGCACATCACCGCTGGCAACGCCTGGGCCCTCGACGTCGGGCTGGCGGCCCGGCTCGCGATCCACCAGAGCGGCTACCTGTGCCTGCGCCGGATGAAGCCGCCGGTGCCCTACCTGCACCACGGCAGCCTCCTCTGA
- the erpA gene encoding iron-sulfur cluster insertion protein ErpA: MTEQVETTERRTDQINLSAVAAGKVKSLLEQEGRDDLALRISVQPGGCSGLRYQLFFDERTLDGDVTTDFDGVTVVVDRMSVPYLNGAEIDFVDTIEKQGFTIDNPNATGSCACGDSFH; the protein is encoded by the coding sequence ATGACCGAGCAGGTCGAGACCACTGAGCGCCGCACCGACCAGATCAACCTCTCCGCTGTCGCCGCCGGCAAGGTGAAGAGCCTCCTGGAGCAGGAGGGTCGTGACGACCTGGCCCTGCGCATCTCCGTGCAGCCCGGTGGCTGCTCGGGCCTGCGCTACCAGCTCTTCTTCGACGAGCGGACCCTCGACGGCGACGTGACCACCGACTTCGACGGCGTGACCGTCGTCGTCGACCGGATGAGCGTCCCCTACCTCAACGGTGCCGAGATCGACTTCGTCGACACCATCGAGAAGCAGGGCTTCACCATCGACAACCCCAACGCGACCGGGTCCTGCGCCTGCGGCGACTCGTTCCACTGA
- a CDS encoding glucose-1-phosphate adenylyltransferase family protein has product MSRRGEVLALVQAGGQGSRMDVLTRERAKPALPFGGVHRLIDFALSGLVHADLSDVWVSLEYQVTSIDDYLSGGRPWSLDRNRGGFRRIVPQTGTGPATESGFAHGNGDLLLRMSADIESFGARTLAVCSADHVFNMDLAPVIEEHVASGRVATVLTSEVAKRDASDNVVVLADADGTITGVEHKPARPSGGTVATEIFLYDTEVLLGVLQDLRRELSGDEDGDSGIGDFGEHLLPRLVETGRARAVPLTGYWRDVGQPSLYLQSHRDLLAGRVDVFDHPGRPVISHWPDRPAARVRASGECRDSVVSPGADVGGLVVGSVLGPGVVVEKGAEVHDSVVMEDCVIRAGAVVRTAILDERCEVVRRTTVGSESSRRRARDEDLVLVGRDSRVDLDIAAGARLEPGSGG; this is encoded by the coding sequence ATGTCACGACGCGGAGAAGTGCTCGCCCTGGTCCAGGCGGGCGGCCAGGGGTCCCGGATGGACGTGCTGACGCGAGAGCGCGCCAAGCCGGCGCTGCCCTTCGGCGGGGTGCACCGGCTGATCGACTTCGCGCTGTCGGGCCTGGTCCACGCGGACCTCTCCGACGTGTGGGTCTCGCTGGAGTACCAGGTCACCTCCATCGACGACTACCTCTCCGGCGGGCGGCCGTGGAGCCTGGACCGCAACCGCGGCGGCTTCCGCCGCATCGTGCCGCAGACCGGGACCGGCCCGGCGACCGAGAGCGGGTTCGCCCACGGCAACGGAGACCTGCTGCTGCGGATGTCGGCCGACATCGAGTCCTTCGGTGCGCGCACGCTGGCGGTGTGCAGCGCCGACCACGTGTTCAACATGGACCTGGCGCCCGTGATCGAGGAGCACGTCGCCTCCGGCCGCGTCGCGACCGTGCTGACGAGCGAGGTGGCCAAGCGGGACGCCTCCGACAACGTCGTGGTGCTGGCGGACGCGGACGGCACCATCACCGGTGTCGAGCACAAGCCGGCGCGCCCGTCGGGCGGCACGGTCGCGACCGAGATCTTCCTCTACGACACCGAGGTGCTCCTTGGCGTGCTGCAGGACCTGCGGCGCGAGCTCTCCGGCGACGAGGACGGCGACAGCGGCATCGGCGACTTCGGCGAGCACCTGCTGCCGCGACTCGTGGAGACCGGCCGGGCCAGGGCCGTGCCGCTCACCGGCTACTGGCGCGACGTCGGCCAGCCGTCGCTCTACCTCCAGTCCCACCGCGACCTCCTCGCCGGCCGGGTCGACGTCTTCGACCACCCCGGCCGGCCGGTGATCTCGCACTGGCCCGACCGGCCCGCCGCGCGCGTACGGGCGTCCGGCGAGTGCCGCGACTCCGTGGTGTCGCCGGGTGCGGACGTCGGCGGCCTCGTGGTCGGCAGCGTCCTCGGGCCGGGCGTCGTGGTGGAGAAGGGCGCCGAGGTCCACGACAGCGTCGTGATGGAGGACTGCGTCATCCGCGCCGGCGCGGTCGTGCGCACCGCCATCCTGGACGAGCGCTGCGAGGTCGTGCGGAGGACGACGGTCGGCTCGGAGTCGTCGCGGAGGCGGGCCCGCGACGAGGACCTCGTCCTCGTCGGGCGCGACTCGCGCGTCGACCTCGACATCGCGGCCGGAGCACGCCTCGAGCCGGGCTCGGGCGGCTAG
- a CDS encoding PfkB family carbohydrate kinase, with translation MSLLVAGSIATDHLMSFPGKFADSLVVDQLDKLSVSFLVEDLEVRRGGCAANICFGLGNLGLRPVLVGAVGEDFAEYRSWLERHNVDCDSVHVSETRHTARFVCTNDSAHAQIASFYAGAMSESREIELKPIIDRVGAPDYVLIGPDDPQGMLRHTEECRQRGYPFLADPSQQLAFGDGDLIRPLVDGAEILFSNEYEASLITQKTGWSAEEVLSRVGTWVVTLGPAGVRIDRQGEESIVVQAVPEIEKVEPTGVGDAFRAGFLAALSWGLGHERAAQLGCLLAVYVVEQVGTQEYEISRAAFLARCAATYGDEAVADFEPHLETIRP, from the coding sequence GTGTCCCTCCTCGTTGCCGGATCCATCGCGACCGACCACCTGATGTCCTTCCCGGGCAAGTTCGCCGACAGCCTGGTCGTGGACCAGCTCGACAAGCTGTCGGTGTCCTTCCTGGTCGAGGACCTGGAGGTGCGCCGCGGTGGCTGCGCCGCCAACATCTGCTTCGGCCTCGGCAACCTGGGCCTGCGCCCGGTGCTCGTCGGTGCCGTCGGCGAGGACTTCGCCGAGTACCGCTCGTGGCTGGAGCGGCACAACGTCGACTGCGACTCCGTGCACGTCTCCGAGACCCGGCACACCGCCCGGTTCGTGTGCACCAACGACAGCGCGCACGCGCAGATCGCCAGCTTCTACGCCGGCGCGATGAGCGAGTCGCGCGAGATCGAGCTCAAGCCGATCATCGACCGCGTCGGCGCCCCCGACTACGTCCTCATCGGCCCCGACGACCCGCAGGGGATGCTGCGCCACACCGAGGAGTGCCGCCAGCGCGGCTACCCCTTCCTCGCCGACCCGTCGCAGCAGCTCGCCTTCGGCGACGGCGACCTGATCCGTCCCCTCGTCGACGGCGCCGAGATCCTGTTCTCCAACGAGTACGAGGCCAGCCTGATCACGCAGAAGACCGGCTGGAGCGCCGAGGAGGTCCTCTCCCGCGTCGGCACCTGGGTGGTGACCCTCGGCCCCGCCGGTGTCCGCATCGACCGTCAGGGCGAGGAGTCGATCGTCGTCCAGGCGGTGCCGGAGATCGAGAAGGTCGAGCCCACCGGCGTGGGCGACGCCTTCCGCGCCGGCTTCCTCGCCGCGCTCAGCTGGGGCCTCGGCCACGAGCGCGCGGCCCAGCTCGGCTGCCTGCTCGCGGTCTACGTCGTGGAGCAGGTCGGCACCCAGGAGTACGAGATCTCGCGTGCGGCGTTCCTCGCGCGCTGCGCGGCCACCTACGGCGACGAGGCCGTTGCCGACTTCGAGCCGCACCTCGAGACCATCCGGCCCTGA
- a CDS encoding sulfurtransferase TusA family protein, with the protein MSADPVPDVALELDCRALPCPMPVIELARHLADVEVGALLAVVAHDPAAAVDVPAWCRMKGQDYVRADTADDGAPRHVVRRVS; encoded by the coding sequence GTGAGCGCCGACCCGGTCCCTGACGTCGCGCTCGAGCTGGACTGCCGTGCCCTGCCCTGCCCGATGCCCGTCATCGAGCTCGCCCGCCACCTCGCCGACGTCGAGGTCGGTGCACTGCTGGCGGTCGTCGCCCACGACCCCGCAGCGGCGGTCGACGTGCCGGCGTGGTGCCGGATGAAGGGCCAGGACTACGTGCGCGCGGACACCGCCGACGACGGCGCCCCACGCCACGTCGTACGCCGCGTCAGCTGA
- the nadA gene encoding quinolinate synthase NadA: protein MSIVDLPLLPLGKGRDLDAERGVECPGDLPAASDPDLVARARAAKEALGERVFVLGHHYQRDEVIQFADVTGDSFKLARDAAARPDAEFIVFCGVHFMAESADILTSPAQQVVLPDLAAGCSMADMARLRQVEDAWDAMADAGIQDSVVPVTYMNSSADIKAFCGRNGGVVCTSSNADVALEWAFDQKAGLADGAKVLFLPDQHLGRNTAVLQMGIALDECVVWDPQQPGGGLSAEELQRARMILWKGHCSVHGRFSEDVVDELRAQHPGIRVLVHPECKHEVVLKADLVGSTEFIIKTIEAAEPGTVWAIGTELNLVKRLADAHPDKTIVFLDRNVCYCSTMNRIDLPHLVWALENLVAGTVVNRIAVDPETEADALVALQRMLDLPGKSHRD from the coding sequence ATGAGCATCGTCGACCTGCCGCTCCTCCCCCTCGGCAAGGGCCGCGACCTCGACGCGGAGCGTGGCGTGGAGTGCCCCGGTGACCTGCCGGCGGCCTCCGACCCGGACCTGGTCGCCCGGGCACGCGCGGCCAAGGAGGCGCTGGGCGAGCGGGTGTTCGTGCTCGGCCACCACTACCAGCGCGACGAGGTCATCCAGTTCGCCGACGTCACCGGCGACTCCTTCAAGCTGGCCCGGGACGCCGCCGCGCGACCGGACGCGGAGTTCATCGTCTTCTGCGGCGTGCACTTCATGGCCGAGTCGGCCGACATCCTCACCTCCCCCGCCCAGCAGGTGGTCCTGCCGGACCTCGCGGCCGGGTGCTCGATGGCCGACATGGCCCGGCTCCGCCAGGTCGAGGACGCGTGGGACGCCATGGCCGATGCCGGCATCCAGGACAGCGTCGTGCCGGTGACCTACATGAACTCCAGCGCCGACATCAAGGCGTTCTGCGGCCGCAACGGCGGCGTGGTGTGCACCTCCTCCAACGCAGATGTGGCGCTGGAGTGGGCGTTCGACCAGAAGGCCGGCCTCGCCGACGGGGCCAAGGTCCTGTTCCTGCCCGACCAGCACCTCGGTCGCAACACCGCCGTGCTGCAGATGGGCATCGCGCTCGACGAGTGCGTCGTGTGGGACCCCCAGCAGCCGGGCGGGGGCCTGAGCGCCGAGGAGCTGCAGCGGGCCCGGATGATCCTGTGGAAGGGCCACTGCTCGGTCCACGGCCGCTTCTCCGAGGACGTCGTCGACGAGCTGCGCGCCCAGCACCCCGGGATCAGGGTGCTGGTGCACCCGGAGTGCAAGCACGAGGTGGTGCTCAAGGCCGACCTCGTGGGGTCGACCGAGTTCATCATCAAGACGATCGAGGCCGCCGAGCCCGGCACCGTGTGGGCCATCGGGACGGAGCTCAACCTCGTCAAGCGGCTCGCGGACGCCCACCCGGACAAGACGATCGTCTTCCTCGACCGCAACGTCTGCTACTGCTCCACGATGAACCGCATCGACCTGCCGCACCTCGTGTGGGCCCTCGAGAACCTCGTCGCGGGCACGGTCGTCAACCGGATCGCCGTCGACCCCGAGACCGAGGCCGACGCCCTCGTGGCGCTGCAGCGCATGCTCGACCTGCCGGGCAAGTCCCACCGCGACTGA
- a CDS encoding SRPBCC domain-containing protein yields MTLDPIVAEVTVPVTTTEAFVGFTAQMGEWWDPMLTPDPAGYTGIAIDPDGPVASVHGDEQYVWGRVVGWDPIGHYTQEFWLGHAEEEPTTLDVTFTEAPEGTLVHLEHRGWTEGSEDVRARYTHWDDLLRRYAAHVS; encoded by the coding sequence ATGACTCTCGATCCCATCGTCGCGGAGGTCACCGTGCCGGTGACGACCACCGAGGCCTTCGTCGGCTTCACCGCCCAGATGGGCGAGTGGTGGGACCCCATGCTGACCCCCGACCCGGCCGGCTACACCGGCATCGCGATCGATCCCGACGGGCCCGTGGCGAGCGTGCACGGCGACGAGCAGTACGTCTGGGGCCGGGTCGTCGGGTGGGACCCGATCGGCCACTACACGCAGGAGTTCTGGCTCGGCCACGCCGAGGAGGAGCCGACCACTCTCGACGTCACCTTCACCGAGGCGCCGGAGGGCACCTTGGTCCACCTCGAGCACCGCGGCTGGACCGAGGGCAGCGAGGACGTGCGCGCCAGGTACACCCACTGGGACGACCTGCTCCGCCGCTACGCCGCGCACGTGTCGTGA
- a CDS encoding glycerate kinase family protein, which translates to MRVLIAPDKFAGTLTAVQAAEAIAAGWRRQSPHDDLDLAPMADGGPGFVDVLHAALGGELSAVTVSGPHGASVPAVVLRVAGTAYVESAQAVGPHLVDGDAETASSRGVGELVLAAVAGGARTVVVGLGGSGTNDGGAGLLAALGATSDGTLDRGAAGLASVSEVDLAGARERLAGVTLVAASDVDNPLTGLFGATKTYGPQKGIGEDRIAEVDGWLEGFAAATDRRTSLEKGAGAAGGIGYALLVLGATREPGIGFVTDAVSLAERARRADLVVTGEGAFDFSSRAGKVPYGVAGVASEALRPCIALAGQVLVGSREMRALGIESAYSVVELVGEERAFAAPAEALADLAQRVARTWSR; encoded by the coding sequence ATGCGTGTCCTGATCGCCCCCGACAAGTTCGCCGGCACCCTCACCGCGGTGCAGGCCGCCGAGGCGATCGCCGCCGGGTGGCGCCGCCAGTCACCCCACGACGACCTCGACCTGGCGCCGATGGCCGACGGCGGACCCGGGTTCGTGGACGTCCTGCACGCCGCGCTCGGAGGTGAGCTCTCCGCCGTGACGGTCTCCGGCCCGCACGGGGCCTCGGTTCCCGCCGTCGTGCTGCGCGTGGCGGGGACGGCGTACGTCGAGAGCGCGCAGGCGGTCGGGCCGCACCTGGTCGACGGCGACGCCGAGACGGCGTCCAGCAGGGGCGTCGGCGAGCTCGTGCTGGCCGCCGTCGCGGGCGGCGCGCGGACGGTCGTCGTGGGACTGGGCGGCTCGGGCACGAACGACGGCGGAGCCGGCCTGCTGGCCGCGCTCGGCGCGACCTCCGACGGCACGCTCGACCGGGGCGCGGCCGGACTGGCCTCCGTGTCCGAGGTCGACCTCGCGGGCGCCCGGGAGCGGCTGGCCGGTGTCACGCTCGTCGCCGCGAGCGACGTCGACAACCCGCTGACCGGGCTCTTCGGGGCCACCAAGACCTACGGGCCGCAGAAGGGCATCGGCGAGGACCGGATCGCCGAGGTCGACGGCTGGCTGGAGGGGTTCGCCGCCGCCACGGACCGGCGTACGTCCCTCGAGAAGGGCGCGGGCGCCGCGGGCGGCATCGGCTACGCCCTGCTCGTGCTCGGTGCGACCCGCGAGCCCGGCATCGGCTTCGTCACCGACGCGGTCTCGCTGGCCGAGCGCGCCCGCCGCGCGGACCTGGTGGTGACGGGGGAGGGCGCCTTCGACTTCTCCTCCCGCGCCGGCAAGGTGCCCTACGGCGTGGCCGGCGTGGCCTCCGAGGCGCTCCGCCCCTGCATCGCGCTGGCCGGCCAGGTCCTGGTGGGTTCGCGCGAGATGCGCGCCCTCGGGATCGAGTCGGCGTACTCCGTCGTGGAGCTGGTCGGCGAGGAGCGCGCCTTCGCCGCCCCCGCCGAGGCCCTCGCCGACCTCGCGCAGCGGGTGGCGCGGACCTGGTCGCGCTGA
- a CDS encoding sensor histidine kinase has protein sequence MSDDHGARRREQAIAAYGVVDAPPRRELSALVDLAAQVAGVPFAAVNLLDAESQHAIATRGFPPERMPIEESMCRRVVESGRPVMVEDASRDERWSHSPWTTGERADVRFYGSHPLTTPAGVVIGTLCVYDDETHEVTPEAAKGLAQLADRVVDVLELELASRRLSEANARLSTSNERLAHFAGQVSHDLKNPLTSVSLSLETLELDVTEPDQADTVARARRGVDRMTGLINNLLEFASQGDAPGDAVVDLGAELSSALDDLAGRVARERVQVGPLPRVRGDAAQLRSVLMNLVDNAAKFVDDGEAPEIEVDSRPLDGHHRIEVRDRSRGIPPDKRERVFAPLARLDKSVEGSGIGLATCRRIVEAHGGTMGVDGREGGGSVFWFELPDAGDDEPAADHRG, from the coding sequence ATCGCGGCGTACGGCGTGGTCGACGCTCCACCGCGTCGCGAGCTCAGCGCCCTGGTCGACCTGGCGGCACAGGTCGCCGGCGTGCCCTTCGCCGCCGTCAACCTGCTCGACGCCGAGTCCCAGCACGCGATCGCCACCCGGGGGTTCCCCCCGGAGCGGATGCCGATCGAGGAGTCGATGTGCCGGCGTGTCGTCGAGTCCGGCCGCCCTGTCATGGTCGAGGACGCCAGCAGGGACGAGCGCTGGTCCCACAGCCCCTGGACCACGGGTGAGCGGGCGGACGTGCGGTTCTACGGCTCCCACCCGCTGACGACCCCGGCAGGCGTCGTCATCGGCACGCTCTGCGTCTACGACGACGAGACGCACGAGGTCACCCCGGAGGCCGCCAAGGGGCTCGCACAGCTCGCCGACCGCGTCGTCGACGTGCTGGAGCTCGAGCTCGCCTCGCGGCGGCTGAGCGAGGCCAACGCGCGCCTCAGCACCTCCAACGAGCGCCTCGCGCACTTCGCGGGACAGGTCAGCCACGACCTCAAGAATCCGCTCACCTCCGTCTCGCTCTCGCTCGAGACGCTCGAGCTCGACGTCACCGAGCCCGACCAGGCCGACACGGTCGCGCGGGCGCGCCGCGGCGTCGACCGGATGACGGGCCTGATCAACAACCTGCTCGAGTTCGCCTCGCAGGGGGACGCCCCCGGCGACGCGGTCGTCGACCTCGGTGCCGAGCTGTCCTCCGCGCTCGACGACCTCGCCGGGCGGGTCGCCCGCGAGCGGGTGCAGGTCGGTCCGCTGCCGCGCGTGCGGGGCGACGCCGCCCAGCTGCGCTCGGTGCTGATGAACCTCGTCGACAACGCAGCGAAGTTCGTCGACGACGGGGAGGCCCCGGAGATCGAGGTGGACTCGCGCCCGCTCGACGGGCACCACCGCATCGAGGTGCGCGACCGCAGCCGCGGCATCCCGCCCGACAAGCGGGAGCGGGTCTTCGCGCCGCTCGCGCGGCTCGACAAGAGCGTGGAGGGCTCGGGCATCGGCCTGGCCACCTGTCGGCGCATCGTCGAGGCGCACGGCGGGACGATGGGCGTCGACGGGCGCGAGGGCGGCGGCTCCGTGTTCTGGTTCGAGCTGCCCGACGCCGGCGACGACGAGCCCGCCGCGGACCACCGGGGCTAG
- a CDS encoding cysteine desulfurase family protein has protein sequence MTRPGQGAGDLDSASAAPLHPAAREVLLAALERGYADPRRLHRAGRESRLLLDNAREATADALGVRPDEVTFTPSGTHAVHLGLLGLVRGSRRGDVVVHPAVEHSAVRHAVAWGARARVVPCGRNGRVDDARLIEEAAAPDVGVVALQTANHEVGTTQPVGELGLPDDVPLFTDACAAMGRLSLPSGWAAAAGSAHKWGGPAGVGVLLVRKRARWRNPFPGDDRVDERSTGFENVPAVLAAAAALQAVVAERTEVNARQHELVDVVRRRVAAEVPDVEVVGDPDRRLPHLVTFSCLYVDGEALVTELDRRGFGIASGSACTASTLTPSHVLEAMGVLTHGNVRLSLHRDTTRADVDAFCEVLPGLVAEIRARVGL, from the coding sequence GGAGGTCCTGCTCGCGGCCCTCGAGCGGGGGTACGCCGACCCGCGTCGGCTGCACCGCGCCGGCCGCGAGTCACGCCTGCTGCTCGACAACGCGCGCGAGGCGACGGCCGACGCGCTGGGCGTGCGCCCCGACGAGGTCACCTTCACGCCCAGCGGCACCCACGCCGTGCACCTCGGCCTGCTCGGGCTGGTCCGCGGCTCCCGGCGCGGCGACGTGGTGGTCCACCCGGCGGTCGAGCACTCCGCCGTGCGGCACGCCGTGGCGTGGGGCGCCCGGGCCCGGGTGGTCCCGTGCGGGAGGAACGGCCGGGTCGACGACGCCCGCCTGATCGAGGAGGCAGCCGCCCCCGATGTGGGCGTCGTGGCGCTGCAGACGGCCAACCACGAGGTGGGCACGACGCAGCCGGTCGGGGAGCTCGGGCTGCCGGACGACGTCCCGCTCTTCACCGACGCCTGTGCGGCGATGGGGCGGCTCTCGCTGCCCTCCGGCTGGGCCGCGGCCGCCGGCTCTGCGCACAAGTGGGGCGGCCCGGCGGGGGTGGGCGTGCTGCTGGTGCGCAAGCGCGCCCGATGGCGCAACCCGTTCCCCGGCGACGACCGCGTCGACGAGCGGTCCACCGGCTTCGAGAACGTGCCCGCGGTCCTCGCGGCCGCCGCCGCGCTGCAGGCCGTGGTGGCCGAGCGCACCGAGGTCAACGCCCGCCAGCACGAGCTCGTCGACGTCGTACGCCGACGGGTGGCGGCGGAGGTGCCGGACGTCGAGGTGGTCGGCGACCCGGACCGGCGGCTCCCCCACCTGGTCACCTTCTCGTGCCTCTACGTGGACGGGGAGGCGCTGGTCACCGAGCTCGACCGCCGTGGCTTCGGGATCGCGAGCGGCTCGGCCTGCACCGCCTCGACCCTGACCCCGAGCCACGTGCTCGAGGCCATGGGTGTGCTCACCCACGGCAACGTGCGGCTCTCGCTCCACCGCGACACCACCCGCGCCGACGTCGACGCCTTCTGCGAGGTCCTGCCCGGGCTGGTGGCCGAGATCCGGGCGCGGGTGGGCCTGTGA
- a CDS encoding winged helix DNA-binding domain-containing protein translates to MTALRRISDSERRSRIAVRHALAPAHRLDSVLAVTRAMTVLHATEAATVHLAVAARSEGLAPQDVDAALHDERSVVKQLAMRRTLFVFPRELLPAAWGSASARVATAEGRRIAKAIAAAGIAEDGEAWLAAARDATLARLAAGPATTAELRAQVPELAGMVGGDSGKPYDRAVPVAPWVLTHLGLEGAALRGRNAGHWRLNKPTWTRAEDWLDTVPAPLDEAAGYAELVRRWLGTFGPGTAADLQWWLGSTKTAVTRALADLEAVEVALDDGSSGWVLPDDTDVGPVEPWAALLPTLDPTVMGWRSRAFYLDPAHVPYLFDTNGNAGTTAWWDGRVVGCWVQDDAGVVRLSLLDDVEPAGRDALEREAERLTAWLDGTVIGNVYASRQMKQARLP, encoded by the coding sequence ATGACGGCACTGCGCAGGATCAGCGACTCCGAGCGTCGGAGCCGGATCGCCGTACGCCACGCGCTGGCGCCCGCGCACCGGCTCGACAGCGTCCTCGCGGTCACCCGGGCGATGACGGTGCTCCACGCCACGGAGGCGGCGACCGTCCACCTCGCCGTCGCAGCCCGCTCCGAGGGCCTCGCCCCGCAGGACGTCGACGCCGCGCTCCACGACGAGCGCTCGGTCGTCAAGCAGCTGGCGATGCGACGGACGCTGTTCGTGTTCCCGCGCGAGCTGCTCCCCGCCGCCTGGGGCAGCGCGTCGGCGCGCGTCGCCACCGCCGAGGGCCGGCGCATCGCCAAGGCCATCGCCGCGGCCGGCATCGCCGAGGACGGCGAGGCGTGGCTCGCGGCGGCCCGCGACGCCACCCTCGCCCGGTTGGCCGCCGGCCCCGCCACCACCGCCGAGCTGCGCGCACAGGTGCCCGAGCTCGCCGGGATGGTCGGTGGCGACTCGGGCAAGCCCTACGACCGGGCCGTGCCGGTGGCGCCGTGGGTGCTCACCCACCTCGGCCTGGAGGGCGCCGCGCTGCGCGGCCGCAACGCCGGGCACTGGCGGCTCAACAAGCCGACGTGGACCCGCGCGGAGGACTGGCTCGACACGGTCCCGGCACCGCTGGACGAGGCCGCCGGCTACGCCGAGCTCGTACGCCGCTGGCTGGGCACCTTCGGGCCGGGCACGGCGGCCGACCTGCAGTGGTGGCTCGGCTCGACGAAGACGGCCGTGACCCGGGCGCTCGCCGACCTCGAGGCGGTCGAGGTCGCCCTCGACGACGGCTCCAGCGGCTGGGTGCTGCCCGACGACACCGACGTGGGGCCGGTCGAGCCATGGGCCGCGCTGCTGCCGACGCTCGACCCGACCGTCATGGGCTGGCGGTCCCGGGCCTTCTACCTCGACCCCGCCCACGTGCCCTACCTCTTCGACACCAACGGCAACGCCGGCACCACCGCGTGGTGGGACGGCCGCGTCGTCGGCTGCTGGGTGCAGGACGACGCGGGCGTGGTGCGCCTCTCCCTGCTCGACGACGTCGAGCCGGCCGGGCGGGACGCCCTCGAGCGGGAGGCCGAGCGGCTCACCGCATGGCTCGACGGGACCGTGATCGGCAACGTCTACGCCTCGCGGCAGATGAAGCAGGCGAGGCTGCCCTAG